A single region of the Fusarium fujikuroi IMI 58289 draft genome, chromosome FFUJ_chr05 genome encodes:
- a CDS encoding related to metaphase-anaphase transition protein (Mlo2): protein MSADAPSASAPAQDAPQQQSRERKDSFSGKSQTSETSQTAAEFIRSQEALEADAREALPYSIDTCTKILGPLRQAVFACLTCNPPPAKEGDDWTPAGVCYACSIQCHGEHTLVEIFQKRNFTCDCGTKRIPSTSPCTLRLNEATNTRGGVHSEEPDVNNKYNHNFRNRFCGCECDYDPFQQKGTMFQCLGLGTTETGGCGEDWYHPGCLVGMGPNWFEKMEKPKKAAKENADEAKLTTITEGNEEQQNPAEKSGETNGTAQPTAEEEEEDEDVPMPPGFPEEDAFEAFLCYKCVDAHPWIKRYAGTSGFLPAVFVNQADSEAKAEAPSVKEESSTATEQAPTDGSASDSRKRKAEDDTEESTEVKRVKSESLSENSKPAETSFTDTVPCKLKNLPPALQGQFSLFMKEDFREAFCRCSSCYPNLNPHPQLLEEEEVYEPPLSDDGSQAGGNGGGSHGSGSLLERGESALRNVDRVRAIEGVMAYNHLKERLKPFFQQFAESGQAIGAEDIKAYFAKLRGDEQGIQEAAAGAKDGEGGGSGDGGSRKEQSGY from the exons ATGTCTGCAGACGCCCCCTCGGCCTCTGCGCCCGCGCAAGATGCGCCTCAACAACAATCTCGAGAACGCAAGGATAGCTTTTCTGGAAAGTCGCAAACTTCCGAGACATCGCAAACAGCTGCCGA GTTTATtcgatctcaagaagctcttgaagccGATGCCCGCGAGGCACTTCCTTAC AGCATTGATACATGTACCAAAATTCTCGGGCCTCTGCGACAAGCTGTCTTTGCTTGCCTGACCTGCAACCCCCCACCAGCGAAAGAAGGCGACGACTGGACCCCCGCAGGTGTCTGCTATGCTTGTTCTATCCAATGTCACGGCGAACATACACTCGTCGAGATTTTCCAGAAGCGCAACTTCACATGCGACTGCGGTACCAAGCGCATCCCATCGACAAGCCCATGTACTCTCCGCCTGAACGAGGCCACCAACACTCGAGGTGGGGTTCACTCCGAGGAGCCCGATGTGAACAATAAGTACAATCACAACTTCCGCAATAGATTCTGCGGCTGCGAGTGCGACTATGATCCGTTCCAACAGAAGGGCACAATGTTCCAGTGTCTTGGTCTGGGAACTACTGAAACAGGTGGATGCGGCGAAGACTGGTATCATCCAGGTTGTCTTGTTGGCATGGGGCCTAACTGGttcgagaagatggagaagccTAAGAAGGCAGCTAAAGAGAATGCTGACGAAGCCAAGTTGACGACGATCACCGAGGGTAACGAAGAGCAGCAGAATCCGGCCGAGAAGTCTGGGGAGACGAACGGTACTGCCCAGCCTActgccgaggaagaggaagaggatgaagatgtccCCATGCCCCCAGGATTTCCAGAGGAGGATGCCTTCGAGGCCTTCCTATGCTACAAGTGTGTCGATGCGCATCCCTGGATCAAGCGCTACGCTGGTACTTCGGGCTTTCTTCCCGCAGTCTTTGTCAACCAGGCCGACTCAGAAGCAAAAGCTGAGGCACCCTCGGTCAAAGAGGAATCTTCTACTGCTACTGAGCAAGCACCTACAGACGGGTCCGCATCAGACTCGCGAAAGCGCAAGGCCGAAGATGATACCGAGGAGTCTACAGAAGTTAAGCGTGTCAAGAGCGAGTCCCTATCCGAAAATTCGAAGCCCGCAGAGACGTCATTCACCGATACGGTCCCCTGCAAACTGAAGAATCTTCCCCCTGCCCTTCAGGGACAGTTCTCGCTCTTCATGAAGGAAGACTTTCGCGAAGCATTCTGCCGCTGCTCATCCTGCTATCCCAACCTCAACCCCCACCCTCAGCTcctcgaagaggaagaagtctaCGAACCACCCCTGTCCGACGATGGCTCCCAAGCAGGCGGCAATGGCGGTGGTTCTCACGGCAGTGGCAGTCTCCTTGAGCGTGGTGAGAGCGCACTTCGCAATGTCGACCGCGTACGAGCCATCGAGGGTGTCATGGCTTACAACCACCTCAAGGAACGACTCAAGCCATTCTTTCAGCAGTTTGCCGAGAGCGGACAAGCCATTGGCGCTGAGGATATCAAAGCATATTTTGCCAAGCTTCGAGGTGATGAGCAGGGTATTCAGGAGGCAGCTGCTGGAGCCAAGGATGGTGAGGGTGGTGGTAGTGGCGATGGAGGTTCGCGAAAGGAGCAAAGTGGTTATTAA
- a CDS encoding related to calcium-independent phospholipase A2, with protein MDSGGVRRKDTTKGPPLRVLSLDGGGVRGYSIFIIIQELMHRTFVEIEGRAPKRHEIPKPCDHFDLIVGTGTGGLIALMLGRLRLDIETCKELYVRLTRMVFQTDKTIAGIPYRSTLFKASKLEEAIKAAVQEHTVKEREGNDGSDSPLTNPLNAAMYSSAGAPRRNQSNASTVSFSARSPASQMAYRPAYNSRYGDPNARLYDHRENRTKTAVTAVYKGSPRGSPAALLRSYDSRKEPPPEFDCKIWQAGRATCAIGLAFKPITIGQSVFHDDGVGTFNPSPEALDEAVVNEWPGREVGVFVSVGTGRRPKGSDSNSQMWYEGFLGDFADARRKLIAKIEGCEKIHEYMMREHLGRRNVSIDAYYRLNVEVGVGEFGMNEWNRLGEISTGTRRYMSREAEQRMIQGISSKLAKIHRARIRHARAPEGIPELVKSTSTTWEMPMAFELAGDIPTTVPLPHSPASRSSFESGSDSLHIRNNNHNGSPRTSNERMHAETHNVPNSPPLGPRGPSASAPSLHPEDRLAVSSPTPAQYREGVSGQDLIAIVSPDEYPRPPPNMAAPPPTRIEPPPLPPKTPLPESQQHQGRRVPTAAPPYPLDDDEPPPVNMARKPDYRGR; from the exons ATGGACTCCGGCGGAGTCAGGAGAAAGGATACCACCAAAGGTCCGCCTCTTCGAGTTCTATCACTCG ATGGAGGAGGTGTCCGCGGTTACTccatatttattataatccaGGAGCTTATGCACCGAACTTTTGTCGAGATCGAAGGCCGCGCTCCCAAGCGACACGAAATTCCCAAGCCATGCGATCATTTCGACCTAATCGTCGGTACTGGCACAGGCGGCCTGATTGCCTTGATGCTGGGTCGACTGCGTCTTGACATCGAGACGTGTAAGGAGCTCTACGTTCGTCTAACGCGCATGGTTTTCCAGACCGACAAGACTATTGCGGGCATTCCTTATAGATCGACTTTGTTCAAGGCCAGCAAGCTCGAGGAGGCTATCAAGGCCGCTGTCCAAGAACACACGGTGAAGGAGAGGGAAGGCAACGATGGCTCAGATTCTCCCCTCACCAATCCCCTCAACGCTGCGATGTACTCAAGCGCCGGTGCCCCTCGCCGAAACCAGAGCAACGCAAGCACCGTTAGCTTTAGCGCTCGCAGTCCTGCTTCGCAAATGGCGTATCGACCTGCGTATAACTCAAGATACGGCGATCCTAATGCGCGCCTATACGATCATCGAGAAAACCGCACCAAAAC TGCGGTGACGGCAGTTTATAAGGGTTCTCCTCGAGGTTCACCCGCTGCTCTTTTGCGATCCTACGATTCTCGAAAAGAACCTCCTCCCGAGTTCGACTGCAAGATTTGGCAGGCTGGTCGAGCCACTTGTGCGATCGGATTGGCCTTCAAGCCCATCACCATTGGTCAATCAGTTTTTCACGATGATGGTGTCGGCACTTTCAACCCTAGTCCAGAAGCCCTGGACGAAGCTGTGGTCAACGAGTGGCCCGGTCGCGAAGTGGGTGTTTTTGTTAGCGTCGGTACTGGCAGACGGCCTAAGGGCAGCGATTCGAACTCACAGATGTGGTATGAAGGCTTCTTGGGCGATTTTGCCGACGCGCGTAGGAAGTTGATCGCCAAGATCGAAGGCTGCGAGAAGATTCACGAGTACATGATGCGCGAGCACCTTGGAAGGCGAAATGTCAGTATTGACGCCTACTACCGTCTTAATGTGgaagttggtgttggtgagtTTGGAATGAATGAGTGGAACCGGCTGGGCGAAATCAGCACTGGTACTCGACGGTATATGTCAAGGGAGGCCGAGCAAAGGATGATCCAGGGCATTTCTTCCAAGCTTGCCAAAATTCACCGAGCCAGGATCCGTCATGCACGAGCTCCGGAAGGAATCCCAGAACTTGTCAAGTCAACTTCAACCACATGGGAGATGCCTATGGCATTTGAGCTTGCAGGCGATATTCCAACTACTGTTCCACTTCCTCACAGTCCCGCGAGCCGGTCTTCGTTCGAGTCGGGCTCGGATAGTTTGCATATCCGCAACAACAACCATAACGGTTCGCCACGAACCTCAAACGAACGAATGCACGCAGAAACGCATAACGTTCCCAACTCTCCTCCCCTAGGACCCCGAGGTCCTAGCGCCAGCGCTCCCTCTTTACACCCAGAGGATCGTTTGGCAGTATCATCACCTACACCTGCGCAGTATCGCGAAGGTGTGTCGGGCCAAGACTTGATCGCTATTGTGAGCCCAGATGAGTATCCTAGGCCGCCTCCCAACATGGCCGCGCCGCCACCGACACGGATTGAACCGCCGCCGCTGCCCCCCAAGACGCCTCTCCCCGAGAGCCAGCAGCATCAAGGTCGAAGAGTGCCTACAGCCGCGCCTCCTTATCCGTTAGACGATGACGAGCCCCCGCCTGTGAACATGGCCCGAAAGCCGGACTACCGGGGAAGATAA
- a CDS encoding related to 6-hydroxy-D-nicotine oxidase encodes MPVLGATPMQVAPRQRAPRQTSSCLECRRRKQKCSQSQPCTNCFRRFPSPECIYEVKSSKRHHPIASRPKPPLVVDVREGPYSHLNPASIQDALYYLEDEKSPSSSATSPSTSVATSATQPRTDLWLPYKIHSSANGDDDDTIAQSVRIITEKSTIKAKLNYSKERVTEILGSQDHDERYNILPPVDGSAVQLEYLPMKPTKLNKELVRIHLQLLSRFKCAVDGNPDPANEFMNFWIPCTLQDPLLLQIVLFTSSCWLSETRHFSKALQYAHKHQVYRMLNSQLTDQQAQTSDTLVLGVVQMIADSWYWGATHDLKAHLSGLRGMINLRGGLSQLGLRGYLAKMVLIHDIVMALAHEIKPSMYGHPGFEFRDSRSMPFNTAFNTPFISNWQSFKECSNSLQLHPSTAQILDDMRGLFSAVLALPRNPSSEHVQRVLSTAQWFHKRILDLPEDTPSLQSPRPSQSSRASSVESPGSSAGSLRSDKSSSPSLLPDIMYRVIRKVALIYCQAILNRSPISSACSEEDIQAIWLSVWHSGLATWKSVLGIFAWVMIALVTNCHKIGPGRLIKTLTMSTMMSIGMENWDVFNHIAKTAFRLQRWLAGGQDHTNDLMGGEKVVDKYGFGMIGALPPVDIPADVESSEDI; translated from the exons ATGCCGGTACTTGGAGCCACGCCGATGCAAGTCGCACCTCGACAACGAGCTCCGCGACAAACGTCATCGTGCCTTGAATGCCGTCGTCGCAAGCAAAAG TGCTCTCAAAGTCAACCATGTACAAATTGCTTTCGTCGGTTTCCCTCACCTGAATGTATATATGAAGTCAAGTCTTCCAAAAG ACATCATCCAATAGCTTCACGGCCTAAACCGCCTCTGGTGGTAGATGTACGAGAAGGTCCTTACTCACATCTCAACCCTGCGTCCATCCAAGACGCTCTCTATTATCTCGAGGATGAAAaatcaccatcttcctcggcaaCTAGTCCTAGCACATCCGTCGCCACTTCAGCTACACAACCACGAACTGATCTCTGGTTACCTTACAAGATTCATTCATCAGCAAAtggtgacgacgacgacacgATAGCTCAGTCTGTCCGGATCATCACGGAAAAGAGCACCATAAAAGCCAAACTCAATTATTCCAAGGAACGTGTCACAGAGATCTTGGGGTCTCAAGATCACGATGAGCGATACAATATCCTTCCGCCAGTTGATGGCTCTGCAGTGCAGCTAGAGTATCTTCCTATGAAACCTACCAAGTTAAACAAGGAGTTAGTACGCATTC ACTTGCAATTACTCTCACGCTTCAAATGCGCAGTAGACGGCAATCCAGACCCTGCCAACGAGTTCATGAACTTCTGGATTCCCTGCACATTGCAAGATCCTCTCCTTCTGCAAATCGTCTTATTTACATCGTCATGCTGGCTGTCCGAAACTCGTCATTTTTCCAAGGCTTTACAATACGCACACAAGCACCAGGTTTATCGGATGCTGAATTCTCAGCTCACGGATCAGCAAGCACAGACGAGCGATACTTTagttcttggtgttgtccAGATGATTGCGGACTCTTGGTACTGGGGCGCTACACATGATTTAAAAGCACACCTTAGTGGTCTCCGAGGGATGATCAACCTGAGAGGTGGACTGTCACAGCTCGGTTTGCGTGGTTACTTGGCCAAGATGGTTCTCAT TCACGACATCGTCATGGCGCTCGCACATGAGATCAAGCCCTCCATGTATGGGCATCCCGGCTTTGAGTTCCGGGATTCTCGATCCATGCCTTTCAACACGGCCTTCAACACCCCCTTTATTAGCAATTGGCAATCCTTCAAAGAATGTTCAAATTCTCTACAATTACACCCAAGCACTGCTCAAATACTCGATGACATGAGGGGCTTATTCTCAGCAGTTCTAGCTTTACCGAGAAATCCAAGTTCTGAACACGTCCAAAGGGTTCTCTCAACGGCTCAGTGGTTTCACAAGAGGATCCTGGATTTGCCGGAGGACACACCATCTCTTCAATCTCCAAGACCTTCCCAGTCATCTCGAGCAAGCTCGGTCGAGAGCCCAGGCAGCTCTGCGGGATCACTTAGAAGTGACAAGTCTTCATCACCCTCCCTACTTCCAGACATCATGTATCGCGTCATCCGCAAAGTGGCCTTGATCTACTGCCAAGCAATCCTTAATCGTTCCCCAATCAGCTCTGCTTGTTCTGAAGAAGACATTCAAGCGATCTGGCTATCAGTTTGGCATTCCGGTCTGGCAACTTGGAAATCAGTCCTCGGTATCTTCGCATGGGTCATGATTGCCCTTGTAACAAATTGTCACAAAATTGGTCCTGGCCGCCTCATCAAGACCTTGACCATGTCTACAATGATGTCTATCGGGATGGAGAACTGGGACGTCTTCAATCATATAGCGAAAACAGCCTTCAGACTGCAAAGATGGCTGGCAGGAGGACAAGATCATACAAATGACCTTATGGGAGGAGAGAAAGTGGTGGACAAATATGGCTTTGGGATGATAGGCGCATTACCACCTGTCGATATACCAGCTGATGTGGAATCATCAGAAGATATTTAA